From the Periophthalmus magnuspinnatus isolate fPerMag1 chromosome 1, fPerMag1.2.pri, whole genome shotgun sequence genome, one window contains:
- the smap1 gene encoding stromal membrane-associated protein 1, translating to MATRSEREKAQKLNEQHQAILSKMLREEDNKYCADCEAKGPRWASWNLGVFICIRCAGIHRNLGVHISRVKSVNLDQWTSEQIQSIQDMGNTKARQLYEANLPENFRRPQTDQAVEFFIRDKYEKKKYYGKNVTNGSSPKDNKREKETDRAKVSSSIKSEEPKPVSVSPVKPAEPSVNLLGLDAPASSSSNNGSSSTTQNNDLDIFGPMVSNPIPASTSAPQFPQVSSSNVASTPTQPPAVAGGGSVSASSQSDLDLFSDSSSAAKSDDAAKKPLSKDSILSLYGTNSMPQQAPAAGMFMGPSQMQFPVQAAAGYQAFPGMAGAMPPTTVMGAMMAQSGSAMMGSNPGMMVGMTMPNGFMGNAPAAGVMGMAPRMMGPQGGAMPAGMVPAQGMYALQPGQQPQWNMGQMNQQMSGLSLNGAGAQMAFGQPQTAMGGWAAAGSGQTLSTQLWK from the exons ATGGCTACCCGCTCGGAAAGAGAGAAAGCTCAGAAACTTAACGAGCAACACCAGGCCATCCTGTCCAAAATGCTGAGAGAGGAAGACAACAAGTACTGCGCCGACTGCGAGGCAAAAG GTCCAAGATGGGCTTCATGGAACTTGGGAGTGTTCATCTGCATAAGATGTGCTGGAATCCACAGGAACCTGGGGGTCCATATATCCAGagtcaaatctgtcaatttGGACCAATGGACATCAGAACAAATCCAG AGTATACAAGATATGGGTAACACCAAGGCCAGACAACTTTATGAGGCCAACCTTCCAGAAAACTTCAGAAGACCTCAAACAGACCA AGCGGTGGAATTTTTTATCAGGGATAagtatgaaaagaaaaaatactacgGCAAGAATGTGACCAATGGGAGCAGT CCTAAGGACaataagagagaaaaagagacagaccGAGCAAAAGTATCATCTAGCATTAAG AGTGAAGAACCTAAGCCAGTTTCAGTCAGCCCTGTGAAGCCTGCAGAGCCTTCTGTGAACCTACTAGGCCTTG ACGCACCAGCATCTTCATCATCTAACAATGGTAGCTCGAGCACAACCCAGAACAATGACCTGGATATTTTTGGCCCCATGGTCTCCAACCCCATCCCTGCATCCACATCGGCGCCTCAGTTTCCTCAG GTGAGCTCCAGTAATGTTGCCAGTACTCCAACACAACCTCCAGCTGTAGCAGGAGGGGGTTCAGTATCAGCCTCTTCCCAGAGCGACCTCGACTTGTtcagtgacagcagcagtgcaGCTAAATCAGACGATGCAGCCAAAAAGCCCCTCTCAAAGGACTCGATCCTGTCTCTTTATGGTACCAACAGCATGCCCCAACAGGCTCCTGCAG CTGGCATGTTCATGGGCCCATCCCAGATGCAGTTTCCAGTCCAGGCTGCAGCTGGTTACCAGGCCTTTCCTGGAATGGCAGGAGCCATGCCTCCTACCACAGTCATGGGAGCCATGATGGCTCAGAGCGGGTCAGCCATGATGGGATCTAATCCAGGCATGATGGTTGGCATGACGATGCCCAATGGCTTTATGGGAAATGCTCCTGCTGCTGGAGTTATGGGCATGGCCCCCAGAATGATGGGACCTCAGGGGGGAGCTATGCCTGCAGGCATGGTGCCAGCTCAGGGCATGTATGCCCTCCAGCCGGGACAGCAGCCTCAGTGGAACATGGGACAG ATGAACCAGCAGATGTCAGGATTGTCCCTGAATGGGGCGGGTGCTCAGATGGCCTTTGGTCAGCCTCAGACTGCTATGGGAGGCTGGGCCGCTGCTGGATCAGGCCAGACTCTGAGCACACAGCTGTGGAAATGA
- the lbx1b gene encoding transcription factor LBX1b has protein sequence MTSKEVAKCDAGENRRRSPLDHLPPPANSNKPLTPFSIEDILNKPSMKRSYAICGTAHLISTSEKHRSSGIPLSSRALLTQTSPLCALEELASKTFKGLEVSVLQAAEGRDGMTLFGQRSTPKKRRKSRTAFTNHQIYELEKRFLYQKYLSPADRDQIAQQLGLTNAQVITWFQNRRAKLKRDLEEMKADVESAKAIGQVPLDKLAKLADLEKCANGTLGHPRAESPMRGQQELELAQKLRTSPLSPFSDHTTSKECSEDEDVEIDVDD, from the exons ATGACATCCAAAGAAGTGGCCAAATGTGATGCGGGGGAGAATAGAAGGCGCAGTCCTCTGGACCACTTGCCGCCTCCCGCGAACTCCAACAAGCCGCTGACCCCATTCAGCATCGAGGACATCCTCAACAAGCCGTCCATGAAACGCAGCTACGCGATTTGCGGCACTGCACACCTTATCTCAACCTCGGAAAAACATCGCTCTTCGGGCATCCCGCTGTCCAGCCGCGCACTACTCACCCAAACCTCACCACTGTGCGCGCTCGAGGAGCTGGCCAGCAAAACATTCAAGGGGCTGGAAGTGAGCGTGCTGCAGGCCGCAGAAG GTCGGGACGGGATGACTCTATTTGGACAGAGATCTACTCCAAAGAAGCGTAGGAAATCCCGGACTGCATTCACCAACCATCAGATCTACGAGCTCGAAAAGCGTTTTTTGTATCAGAAGTACCTATCCCCGGCAGATCGGGACCAGATCGCTCAGCAGCTTGGCCTGACGAATGCGCAGGTGATCACGTGGTTTCAGAACCGCCGGGCAAAGCTAAAGCGAGACCTGGAGGAGATGAAGGCTGACGTGGAGTCCGCTAAAGCAATCGGCCAGGTTCCATTGGACAAGCTGGCCAAGCTGGCAGACTTGGAAAAATGCGCCAACGGCACGTTAGGCCACCCGCGCGCCGAGTCTCCCATGCGAGGCCAGCAGGAGCTTGAGCTCGCACAGAAATTGCGGACGTCGCCGCTGTCGCCCTTCTCAGACCACACAACAAGTAAAGAGTGCTCAGAGGACGAGGACGTAGAGATTGATGTAGACGACTGA
- the LOC117371701 gene encoding keratin, type I cytoskeletal 13, producing the protein MSLRSYKTSSVYGGAGGRGTRISSAQMNFSSGGYSSGGYSSGGYSSGGFNLADGLDLHVGANEKATMQNLNDRLASYLEKVKSLEKENERLEKLIREWYQSRTVVAHDYSHYFATIEDLKDKIRIAARVNAKIVLDIDNAKLAADDFKMKYENELAMRMAVEADIAGLKRVIDEMNLARMDLESQYEGLKDELIMLKRNHEEELALLRANVGSDVHVTVDATPSVDLNGAMAEIREHYEGVIAKNRKELESWYNGKIAAVEQEVITQTETLTVSRTEIKDLKSTLQRLQIELQSHLSMKASLETNLAETQARYAAQLAALQSAVTSLEAQLAQIHASITANKQEYDLLLDLKTRLELEIAEYRRLLDGEDESSKQVVTKVITVVETVVDGKVVECSKTVDVDVDQIE; encoded by the exons ATGTCTCTGAGATCTTACAAAACCTCCAGCGTCTATGGCGGAGCAGGCGGCAGGGGAACCCGTATCTCCTCAGCCCAGATGAACTTCTCCTCTGGGGGATACTCCTCTGGGGGATACTCCTCTGGTGGCTACTCTTCCGGAGGCTTCAACCTGGCTGATGGTCTGGACCTCCATGTTGGGGCCAACGAGAAGGCCACCATGCAGAACCTGAACGACCGTCTGGCTTCCTACCTGGAGAAGGTGAAGTCTCTGGAGAAGGAGAACGAGCGCCTTGAGAAGCTGATCAGAGAGTGGTACCAGAGCAGGACCGTCGTCGCCCATGACTACAGCCACTACTTTGCCACCATTGAAGACCTGAAGGACAAG ATCCGCATTGCCGCCAGAGTCAATGCCAAGATTGTCCTGGATATTGACAATGCTAAACTGGCAGCTGATGACTTCAAAATGAA GTATGAAAACGAGTTGGCCATGCGAATGGCGGTGGAGGCAGACATTGCTGGGCTGAAAAGAGTCATTGATGAGATGAACCTGGCCAGGATGGACCTGGAGAGTCAGTATGAGGGACTGAAGGATGAGCTGATCATGCTCAAGAGGAACCACGAGGAA GAGCTTGCTCTGCTGAGGGCCAATGTTGGCTCAGACGTCCATGTCACAGTGGACGCTACTCCATCCGTTGATCTGAACGGCGCCATGGCTGAAATCAGGGAACACTACGAGGGAGTCATCGCAAAGAATCGCAAAGAACTCGAGTCATGGTATAATGGCAAG attgcTGCAGTTGAGCAAGAGGTGATTACACAAACAGAGACGCTGACAGTATCCCGCACAGAAATCAAAGACCTGAAGAGCACCCTCCAGAGGCTCCAGATTGAACTGCAGTCCCATTTGAGCATG AAAGCGTCTTTGGAGACTAACCTTGCAGAGACACAGGCCCGTTATGCTGCTCAGCTGGCTGCCCTCCAGAGCGCAGTGACTAGCCTGGAGGCTCAGCTGGCTCAGATCCACGCCAGCATCACTGCCAACAAACAAGAATACGACCTGCTCCTGGACCTCAAGACTAGGCTGGAGCTGGAGATCGCAGAGTACAGGAGGCTTCTGGACGGAGAGGATGAGag CTCCAAACAAG TGGTCACCAAGGTAATCACCGTAGTGGAAACTGTTGTGGATGGAAAAGTGGTGGAGTGCAGCAAGACCGTGGATGTCGATGTGGATCAGATTGAGTGA
- the krt94 gene encoding keratin 94, translating to MFGQTSMISTGPVARSTRMSYTSSVPVVKAHSISGYRAAPRISSSQMYSVSSGYGGGMGMGGGMGMGMGGGMGGGMSFDLANALDQRNAHMNEKATMQNLNDRLASYLDKVRSLETANAKLERQIREYYEQKGPAVERDYSHYWATINDLKDKIAAATVANANVLLQIDNSKLAADDFRTKYEHELMMRQSVEADIANLRRLLDQTTLTKADLEMQIEGLQDELAYLRKNHAEELAALRSQLTGTVNVEVDAVPQQDLSKILDEVRAQYESITDKHRREQETWFNEKSAALSKEVAISTETIQTTKTEINDLRRTMQGLEIELQSQLSMKAALENTLAETEGRYSAMLAGFQNTINMLETELANVRASIEQQGQEYKMLLDIKTRLEKEIATYRSLLETEEARPIGGGKTTITTTTVRS from the exons ATGTTCGGCCAGACCTCCATGATCAGCACCGGCCCTGTGGCGCGCTCCACCCGCATGTCCTACACCTCCTCTGTTCCTGTCGTCAAGGCCCACAGCATCTCTGGATACAGGGCAGCTCCCCGCATCTCTTCCAGCCAGATGTACTCTGTGTCCTCTGGGTATGGTGGAGGTATGGGTATGGGTGGAGGTATGGGTATGGGTATGGGTGGGGGTATGGGTGGGGGTATGAGTTTTGACCTGGCCAATGCCCTGGATCAGCGCAATGCCCACATGAATGAGAAGGCCACTATGCAGAACCTGAATGATCGTCTCGCCAGCTACCTGGACAAGGTCAGGTCTTTGGAGACTGCCAACGCCAAGTTGGAGAGGCAAATCAGAGAGTACTATGAGCAGAAGGGACCAGCAGTAGAGAGAGACTACAGCCACTACTGGGCTACCATCAACGACCTCAAAGACAAG ATTGCAGCTGCCACCGTTGCAAATGCCAACGTCCTCCTCCAGATTGACAACTCCAAACTGGCAGCAGATGACTTCAGGACCAA ATACGAGCACGAGCTGATGATGCGCCAGTCAGTAGAGGCCGACATTGCCAACCTGCGCCGTCTCTTGGACCAGACCACCCTCACAAAGGCAGATCTGGAGATGCAGATTGAAGGCTTGCAAGATGAGCTGGCTTACCTCAGGAAGAACCACGCAGAG GAACTGGCAGCCCTTCGTTCTCAGCTCACCGGCACAGTTAATGTGGAGGTGGACGCCGTGCCCCAGCAAGACCTCAGCAAAATCCTGGATGAAGTGCGCGCTCAGTATGAATCCATCACAGACAAACACCGTCGCGAACAAGAGACCTGGTTTAATGAAAAG TCGGCAGCACTCTCAAAGGAAGTCGCCATCAGCACAGAAACAATCCAGACGACAAAGACAGAGATCAATGACCTGCGGCGCACAATGCAGGGGCTCGAGATTGAACTACAGTCTCAGCTGAGCATG AAAGCAGCGTTGGAGAACACACTGGCAGAGACAGAAGGCCGGTATAGTGCCATGCTAGCTGGTTTCCAGAATACCATCAACATGCTGGAGACAGAGCTTGCTAATGTCCGCGCTAGCATCGAGCAACAGGGCCAGGAATACAAAATGCTGTTGGACATCAAGACGAGGTTAGAAAAGGAGATCGCCACCTACAGATCCCTACTGGAGACAGAAGAGGCCAGACCTATTGGAG GAGGCAAGACCACAATAACCACCACAACTGTGCGCAGTTAA
- the cenpk gene encoding centromere protein K has product MAEMMCAPQATVLSETARGELLNQCEEQFSQLEKLQNEIILSEPDCGENPHDQSVNRLMATEAELKQWATMEPNLLSENSEILLQAGKEEIIKLCSQLEMIVLCYEAKRDKLKETKELEQKWLEEKKQMLEAATDHVERLQMEREKLSEHSIFKETKDKIQKMKLYQDRLMESLGEILEKHVPAPPRTEDKKKHSAQDVHVEFISLNEILELLMNKLLTTPHDPYVDIDATFWPPYVEMLLRYGVAIRHQENNFKIRLEPFC; this is encoded by the exons atG GCAGAGATGATGTGTGCCCCACAGGCAACAGTGCTGTCAGAAACTGCTCGTGGTGAGCTGTTGAATCAGTGTGAAGAACAGTTTTCTCAGCTGGAAAAG CTCCAAAATGAGATTATATTAAGTGAACCAGATTGTGGCGAGAACCCACACGATCAG TCTGTAAATAGACTGATGGCAACAGAAGCTGAGCTCAAGCAATGGGCAACAATGGAGCCAAATC TTCTTTCTGAAAATTCTGAGATTCTTCTCCAGGCTGGAAAAGAAGAG attATCAAGCTATGTTCACAACTTGAGATGATAGTTCTTTGTTATGAAGCAAAGAGAGATAAATTAAAAGAAACTAAAGAGCT AGAGCAGAAGTGGCTTGAGGAGAAGAAACAAATGTTGGAAGCTGCTACAGACCATGTTGAGCGCCTtcaaatggagagagagaaattatCTGAGCACAG taTCTTTAAAGAGACTAAAGATAAAATTCAGAAGATGAAGCTGTATCAGGACAGATTAATGGAGTCACTGGGTGaaattcttgaaaaacatgttcctgctcctcctcggACTGAGGACAAAAAAAAG CATTCTGCACAGGATGTCCATGTGGAGTTTATTTCACTCAATGAAATTCTTGAG CTTCTTATGAACAAACTTCTGACAACACCACATGACCCATATGTGGACATTGATGCAACATTCTGGCCTCCGTATGTTGAGATGCTCCTTCGGTATGGCGTTGCTATAAGGCACCAGGAAAATAACTTCAAGATTCGCCTAGAGCCCTTTTGCTGA